From a single Rosa rugosa chromosome 7, drRosRugo1.1, whole genome shotgun sequence genomic region:
- the LOC133719714 gene encoding 2-methylpropanoate--CoA ligase CCL4-like, with amino-acid sequence MEELKPTPANSSPLTPLGFLDRAATVYGDCPSVIYEDTTYTWSQTHRRCLRVASSISSLGIRRGHVVSVLSPNIPAMYELHFAVPMSGAVLNTINTRLDTRTVSLLLRHSQSKLLFLDHTLSSLVLDALRLFPPNTPTPLLVLIADDDAPHPNSDSSPFCATYEEMVDSGDPDFLWALPENEWDPMTLNYTSGTTSSPKGVVHCHRGLFIITVNSLLDWAVPRQPVYLWTLPMFHANGWSYPYGIAAVGGTNVCVRKFDAHVIYDLIRRHGVTHMCGAPVVLNMLTNVPNNEPLRNPVQIMTAGAPPPAAVLSRTEALGFVVSHGYGLTETAGPVVSCAWKPGWNKLPATERARLKSRQGVRMVAMTHVDVVDPDTGAPVKRDGSSLGEVVFRGGSVMLGYLKDPKGTASCMKEGLFYTGDVAVMHPDGYLEIKDRSKDVIISGGENVSSVEVESVLYTNAAVNEAAVVARPDEFWGETPCAFVSLKADVARRPTEKEIIEYCRGKLPHYMVPKTVVFKEELPKTSTGKIQKFVLREMAAQCYLIRGSLRKGYTVRVRSTPTSIIRSTTVSMIRSTSVSII; translated from the coding sequence ATGGAAGAGCTGAAGCCAACCCCCGCCAACTCATCCCCGCTCACCCCACTCGGCTTCCTAGACCGAGCCGCCACCGTCTACGGCGACTGCCCTTCTGTCATCTACGAAGACACCACCTACACGTGGAGCCAGACCCACCGTCGATGCCTCCGCGTCGCTTCCTCCATCTCCTCCCTCGGCATCCGACGCGGCCACGTCGTCTCCGTCCTCTCCCCCAACATccccgccatgtacgagctccACTTCGCCGTCCCCATGTCCGGCGCCGTCCTCAACACCATCAACACCCGCCTCGACACCCGCACCGTCTCCCTCCTCCTCCGCCACAGCCAATCCAAGCTCCTCTTCCTCGACCACACCCTCAGCTCCCTCGTCCTCGACGCCCTCCGTCTCTTCCCTCCCAACACCCCCACCCCCCTCCTCGTCCTCATCGCCGACGACGATGCACCCCATCCCAACTCCGACTCATCCCCCTTCTGCGCCACGTACGAGGAAATGGTGGACAGCGGCGATCCGGACTTCCTGTGGGCCCTACCGGAGAATGAGTGGGACCCGATGACGCTGAACTACACTTCCGGCACTACTTCCTCCCCCAAGGGAGTGGTCCACTGCCACAGAGGGCTTTTCATCATCACCGTCAACTCTCTCCTCGACTGGGCCGTACCCAGACAGCCCGTCTATCTCTGGACGCTTCCGATGTTCCACGCCAACGGCTGGAGCTACCCGTACGGGATCGCCGCTGTCGGTGGGACCAACGTTTGCGTCCGCAAATTCGACGCCCATGTCATCTACGACTTGATCAGACGACACGGCGTCACTCACATGTGCGGTGCGCCGGTGGTCCTCAACATGCTGACGAATGTACCGAACAACGAGCCTTTGAGGAACCCGGTCCAGATCATGACCGCCGGAGCTCCGCCTCCCGCGGCGGTTTTGTCTCGGACTGAGGCGCTGGGATTCGTAGTGAGCCATGGGTACGGGTTGACAGAGACGGCAGGGCCGGTGGTGTCGTGCGCGTGGAAGCCCGGGTGGAATAAGTTGCCGGCGACGGAGAGGGCGAGGCTGAAGTCGAGGCAGGGAGTGAGGATGGTGGCCATGACCCACGTCGACGTGGTGGATCCGGATACAGGTGCGCCGGTTAAACGCGACGGTTCATCGCTGGGGGAGGTGGTTTTCAGAGGCGGGTCTGTGATGTTGGGTTACCTGAAAGACCCAAAAGGCACGGCTAGTTGCATGAAAGAAGGTTTGTTTTATACCGGCGACGTGGCAGTGATGCACCCGGACGGGTATCTGGAGATCAAGGATCGATCTAAGGACGTGATCATTAGCGGGGGAGAGAACGTGAGCAGCGTGGAGGTCGAGTCGGTTCTCTACACCAACGCGGCAGTGAACGAGGCGGCAGTGGTGGCTAGGCCTGACGAGTTTTGGGGGGAGACGCCGTGCGCGTTTGTGAGCCTGAAAGCTGACGTGGCTCGGAGGCCGACGGAGAAGGAGATAATAGAGTATTGCAGGGGGAAGTTGCCGCATTACATGGTGCCGAAGACGGTGGTGTTTAAGGAGGAGCTGCCGAAGACGTCGACGGGGAAGATTCAGAAGTTCGTGCTGAGAGAGATGGCGGCCCAGTGTTACTTGATTCGCGGGTCGTTGCGGAAGGGGTACACGGTACGGGTACGCAGTACGCCTACCTCTATAATACGTAGTACCACAGTCTCTATGATACGCAGTACGTCAGTCTCTATAATATGA